One window of the Phycisphaerae bacterium genome contains the following:
- a CDS encoding nickel-dependent hydrogenase large subunit — translation MPVTRVEGHGKVTILLDSKNKVKQARLHIVEFRGFERFIQGRPYWEVPVLVQRLCGICPVSHHLAAAKAMDRIVGADKLTPTAEKMRRLMHYGQFFQSHALHFFHLCSPDLLFGFDADPAVRNVIGVAAKFPDLAVQGVMMRKYGQEIILRTAGKKIHGTGAIPGGINKNL, via the coding sequence ATGCCGGTCACTCGCGTCGAGGGCCACGGCAAGGTGACGATCCTGCTGGACAGTAAGAACAAGGTCAAGCAGGCCCGGTTGCACATCGTCGAGTTCCGCGGGTTCGAGCGATTCATCCAGGGCCGGCCCTACTGGGAAGTGCCCGTCCTGGTTCAGCGATTGTGCGGCATCTGCCCGGTCAGCCACCATCTGGCAGCCGCCAAGGCCATGGACCGCATCGTCGGCGCTGACAAGCTCACCCCGACAGCCGAAAAGATGCGCCGACTGATGCACTACGGACAGTTCTTCCAGTCCCACGCCTTGCACTTCTTCCATCTGTGCTCGCCCGACCTGCTGTTCGGCTTTGACGCCGACCCGGCCGTTCGCAACGTGATCGGCGTGGCCGCCAAGTTCCCCGATCTGGCCGTCCAGGGCGTCATGATGCGAAAGTACGGCCAGGAGATCATCCTGCGAACCGCCGGCAAGAAGATCCACGGCACCGGCGCCATCCCCGGCGGCATCAACAAGAACCT